Within the Bacteroidales bacterium genome, the region CTTATCCATGCTGCAGCTTTTGCCGGTATTTATGCTCCGGTTCAACAGATTATGGCTGTCAACTACCATGGAACCCGCCTAGTTTTTGATGTGGCACGCCAACAGACCATAAAAAAAATTGTATATGTTTCCTCTGCTGGCGTATTAGGGCCTTCAGGAAATGGTATTACCGATGAAACTTCTGTCAATGGTTCATTTTACGCCACCCCATACGATAAGATCAAAGCCTTAACGGAAGATCTTGCTCTGGAATATGCCAGAAAAGGACTACCGGTTGTTATTGTGAATCCCACCAGACTTTACGGCCCTGGTTTGATGAACGAAGCCAACAGTGTTACATTACTTATTCAGAAATACCTGCGCGGCCAGTGGAAATTTATACCTGGCAACGGCAAAGCAATCGGAAATTATGTTTTTATTTCCGATGTGGTCCAGGGCATCCAACTGGCTCTGGAAAAGGGAAAGCATGGCGAAAAATACATTCTCGGAGGAGAAAACATATCCTTTAATGATTTTTTTGAGATGCTCGGAAAAATTTCCGGAAGGAAACATCCCATGATCCATATCCCATATCCCGTTATGATGAGTGTATCCTCCCTGCTTCTGGCCTGGGCTGTGATTACCCGCACCAGACCTCCGATTACCCCCGGCCTCATCAGAAAATATGTTCAGAACTGGAATGTTTCAAGCAGCAAAGCCATCAGAGAACTTGGCTACCAGCCAATTTCGCTCGAAGAAGGTTTGCATTTAACTATCAACTGGCTTAAAAATCCGTCAACTTATGCCTGATAACCGAACCATATGTACACTGATTACCGGAGGAAGCGCCGGTATAGGAAGAGCCTTTGCTGAAATTTGCGCCCGGAAAGGAATGAATCTTTTTCTTGTGGCATTGCCCGATAAGGATCTTATTGAAACAGGGGAATTTATCCGCAACCAATGGAAGGTACACGTTGAAACCTTAGGAATCGACCTTACGGAAAAAGATGCTCCCGAAAAGGTTTATCAATATTGTATTGAACATAATCTGAAAGTGAACATCCTGATCAATAATGCCGGAAGAGCTGGCACTGCCATTTTTGAAGAATCTTCCCTGCACTATTCGGATGAACGCATCCTTTTAAATATCAGAGCTCTTGTTCTTCTTACCCGATTGTTTCTTCCCATGCTGAAAGAATCTGAAAAGTCATTTATTCTCAATATTGCCAGCCTTTCCGGATACTATCCCATTCCTTACAAAACAGTTTATTCTGCCTCCAAAGCATTTGTCATTCGTTTTTCCCTGGCCCTTGCCGAAGAGTTGAGAAATTCTTCTGTGCAGGTTAGCGTGGTATGCCCCAACGGCGTGGAAACAAATCCTGGTACTTACGGAAGAATCAGGGCACATGGGTTCTGGGGTGATCTCAGCAAAATTGATCGTTTTGAACTTGCAGATTATACCCTCGACAAAATGTTTCGCGGAAAAAACATCATTGTTCCCAAATGGATCAACAGAT harbors:
- a CDS encoding SDR family oxidoreductase, with protein sequence MRVFVTGATGLIGRELLHQLSTQGYQINALYRSEEKRRDLLHLPVHWIKGSVEDAASLQTGMQDCDALIHAAAFAGIYAPVQQIMAVNYHGTRLVFDVARQQTIKKIVYVSSAGVLGPSGNGITDETSVNGSFYATPYDKIKALTEDLALEYARKGLPVVIVNPTRLYGPGLMNEANSVTLLIQKYLRGQWKFIPGNGKAIGNYVFISDVVQGIQLALEKGKHGEKYILGGENISFNDFFEMLGKISGRKHPMIHIPYPVMMSVSSLLLAWAVITRTRPPITPGLIRKYVQNWNVSSSKAIRELGYQPISLEEGLHLTINWLKNPSTYA
- a CDS encoding SDR family NAD(P)-dependent oxidoreductase; this translates as MPDNRTICTLITGGSAGIGRAFAEICARKGMNLFLVALPDKDLIETGEFIRNQWKVHVETLGIDLTEKDAPEKVYQYCIEHNLKVNILINNAGRAGTAIFEESSLHYSDERILLNIRALVLLTRLFLPMLKESEKSFILNIASLSGYYPIPYKTVYSASKAFVIRFSLALAEELRNSSVQVSVVCPNGVETNPGTYGRIRAHGFWGDLSKIDRFELADYTLDKMFRGKNIIVPKWINRFFLFLAKITPLTFQMRLLRKEFEKEVKVSR